One genomic region from Polynucleobacter sp. MWH-P3-07-1 encodes:
- a CDS encoding DMT family transporter, translating into MDFKLDRVIAPVFVFLWSTGFIIAKLAMPYVEPATFLFWRFCGVLLVMALLNCVWRIVWPSKEQIKHIAIAGAFLQFGYVFGVWSAVRLGMGAGLVSIMVGLQPILTAWFASWVSEKVHPKQWIGLVFGFSGVALVVAEKIGFAHIPFASYLFALAALFSITFGTLYQKKHCPVFDLRAGSAIQFGISAFLAFWVMYFFESSQMVWNFSVIAALFWAVIPLSIGSISLLFMMIRKGAATKVTSLLYLTPPTTAAIAWLMFDEPFNVLMILGLALTMTGVLLVNSGKANVVPSVAE; encoded by the coding sequence ATGGATTTCAAGCTCGATAGAGTCATAGCACCTGTTTTTGTCTTTCTCTGGAGTACCGGTTTCATCATTGCCAAACTAGCAATGCCATATGTGGAGCCAGCCACTTTTTTGTTTTGGCGTTTCTGCGGTGTTTTGCTTGTCATGGCGCTATTAAATTGCGTTTGGAGAATAGTTTGGCCTAGCAAAGAGCAAATCAAGCATATTGCAATTGCAGGAGCTTTTTTACAGTTCGGCTATGTATTCGGGGTTTGGTCTGCGGTCAGATTGGGTATGGGCGCAGGTCTGGTTTCGATCATGGTGGGTCTGCAACCCATTCTCACGGCATGGTTTGCCTCTTGGGTTTCAGAAAAGGTTCATCCAAAGCAATGGATCGGTCTTGTATTTGGTTTTTCGGGGGTGGCCTTAGTTGTTGCTGAAAAGATCGGCTTTGCTCATATTCCATTTGCAAGCTATCTCTTTGCTTTAGCTGCCCTGTTTTCAATCACCTTTGGTACTTTGTATCAGAAGAAGCATTGTCCAGTCTTTGATTTGCGGGCTGGATCAGCCATTCAGTTTGGAATCTCTGCCTTTCTAGCATTTTGGGTCATGTATTTCTTTGAGTCTTCTCAGATGGTTTGGAATTTTTCGGTTATCGCAGCCTTATTTTGGGCCGTTATTCCACTCTCGATTGGATCCATTAGTTTGTTATTTATGATGATTCGTAAGGGCGCTGCAACCAAAGTGACCAGTCTTCTATATCTGACCCCACCAACAACTGCAGCGATTGCTTGGCTCATGTTTGATGAGCCATTTAATGTCTTGATGATCTTAGGACTTGCTTTGACAATGACAGGTGTTCTTCTGGTCAATAGCGGTAAAGCAAACGTAGTCCCATCTGTCGCAGAATAG
- a CDS encoding serine hydrolase → MSSLFLAVITCHAQTASTSASDKKSKLKTKTVSAASSKNSNPAPTAPTANANKTSTKTAKKPRGVRVTVTRNTAPVVEARPSFATAMGLRGQRDELSLKSSVAIVVNQNTKEVYFEKNPNVSLPIASITKLMTAMVVLDSQLPLDENLTINADDAYIYRHSRLAEGTVLSREDALHLALMSSENRAAYTLGRNYPGGIPAFVDAMNRKAKEIGMEHSHYADPTGLLSENVSSAEDLVRMLNAAYQYKIIREFSTWPDLTMTIRNRPQKFLNTNRLVRSGDMDIGLQKTGFINAAGKCLVMQARVNNTPLLLVFLDSVGAQSRFADAVRVRDWYSHIPPGEVQPIRRLM, encoded by the coding sequence TTGAGCAGCCTGTTTTTGGCTGTCATCACTTGCCATGCGCAAACCGCATCAACGTCTGCTTCTGATAAAAAATCCAAACTGAAGACCAAAACAGTGTCGGCGGCTAGTAGCAAAAATAGTAATCCAGCCCCAACTGCGCCTACAGCCAATGCGAATAAAACTTCTACAAAAACTGCCAAGAAACCTAGGGGCGTTAGGGTAACTGTCACCCGCAATACGGCCCCAGTAGTAGAGGCCAGACCCTCATTTGCTACTGCGATGGGTTTGCGAGGTCAGCGCGATGAACTCAGTCTAAAGTCTAGCGTGGCGATCGTCGTCAATCAAAATACGAAGGAAGTGTATTTCGAGAAGAATCCCAATGTGAGCTTACCAATTGCTTCGATCACTAAGCTGATGACAGCGATGGTGGTATTGGACTCCCAGCTACCATTAGATGAAAACTTAACCATTAATGCTGACGATGCTTATATTTATAGACATTCCCGCTTGGCTGAAGGCACCGTTTTGAGTCGTGAAGATGCCTTGCATCTGGCCTTAATGTCCTCCGAGAACCGCGCTGCTTACACCTTGGGTCGCAATTATCCAGGCGGTATCCCAGCTTTTGTTGATGCCATGAATCGCAAAGCCAAAGAGATTGGGATGGAGCATTCGCACTATGCAGATCCAACCGGCTTGCTTAGTGAGAATGTGTCTTCTGCCGAGGATTTGGTTCGGATGCTCAATGCGGCTTACCAATACAAAATAATTCGTGAGTTCTCCACCTGGCCTGACTTAACGATGACGATTCGTAATCGGCCGCAAAAATTCTTGAACACCAATCGCTTGGTACGCTCTGGAGATATGGATATTGGTTTACAGAAAACCGGCTTCATTAATGCTGCGGGAAAATGTTTAGTCATGCAGGCTCGCGTCAATAACACTCCGTTATTGCTGGTGTTCTTAGATTCCGTCGGGGCTCAGTCCCGCTTTGCTGATGCAGTGCGGGTGCGTGATTGGTACTCTCATATCCCTCCTGGCGAGGTACAGCCAATTCGTCGCTTAATGTGA
- a CDS encoding IclR family transcriptional regulator yields MADAKKTGEVGKTAIQVVERMMNLLDALAEHEESSSLKALAEKTALHPSTAHRILNDMVACRLVERGDGGTYRLGLRLLELGNLVKARLSVREAAQGPMRALHKLTGETINLSVRQGDEIVYVDRAYSERSGMQVVRAIGGRAPLHLTSVGKLFLSHDDPSQVRAYVTRTGLSGHTKNSITDLKTLETELTRVRDLGSAKDNEELELGVSCVAAAIVDDTGKLVAGLSLSAPTDRIQPDWLKALQETALQISKGIGFKGASKEA; encoded by the coding sequence ATAGCGGACGCCAAGAAAACTGGTGAAGTCGGTAAAACGGCGATCCAAGTAGTAGAACGCATGATGAACCTGCTCGATGCCTTAGCTGAGCACGAAGAATCCAGCAGCCTCAAAGCACTGGCAGAAAAAACCGCCTTACACCCCTCTACTGCGCATCGCATCCTGAATGATATGGTTGCCTGTCGACTAGTTGAACGGGGCGATGGCGGGACGTATCGGCTGGGTCTGCGTTTATTGGAGCTCGGTAACCTGGTTAAAGCGCGACTCTCAGTCCGGGAAGCAGCTCAAGGACCGATGCGAGCATTACATAAACTGACTGGCGAAACCATCAATTTATCTGTTCGTCAAGGCGATGAAATCGTCTATGTCGATCGTGCCTATAGCGAGCGTTCGGGTATGCAAGTCGTACGAGCGATTGGCGGTCGTGCTCCGCTACACCTCACCTCGGTTGGCAAACTCTTTCTATCGCATGATGATCCCAGCCAAGTCAGAGCCTATGTCACTCGAACTGGTTTATCGGGTCATACTAAAAACAGCATCACTGATCTAAAGACCCTCGAGACAGAACTCACTCGTGTGCGCGATCTGGGCAGCGCCAAAGACAATGAAGAGTTAGAACTGGGTGTGAGTTGTGTCGCAGCAGCAATTGTTGATGACACAGGCAAACTGGTGGCCGGACTATCTTTAAGTGCGCCTACTGATCGGATACAACCCGACTGGCTTAAGGCGCTTCAAGAAACGGCCCTACAAATCTCAAAAGGGATCGGCTTTAAAGGCGCAAGCAAAGAAGCTTAG
- a CDS encoding quinone-dependent dihydroorotate dehydrogenase — protein sequence MLDSYRLLRPFLFALDPELAHNLTLASLDKTQQWGLLQHCITKPAPDPREFCGLHLPNPIGLAAGLDKDGRHIDALASLGFGFLEIGTVTPLPQPGNPKPRMFRLSEANALINRMGFNNDGVEACVQRVRQSPYWQSGGIVGLNIGKNAITPIDQAADDYVLGMNAVYEIASYITVNISSPNTKNLRELQGETMLRNLLSTLDLARKRLSDRFGVRKPLFLKIAPDLDEADIHLIADLLMEFGIDAVIATNTTIDRSAVQGLPSSEEVGGLSGAPVKNPSNHVLKILKARLQDELPIIGVGGILSGDDALEKIQGGASLVQIYTGLIYRGPGLIAECAKALKGI from the coding sequence ATGCTCGATAGTTACCGACTCCTACGGCCTTTCTTATTTGCTCTAGACCCTGAGCTGGCCCATAATCTCACACTCGCTTCACTCGATAAGACTCAACAATGGGGGCTTTTGCAACACTGCATTACTAAACCAGCCCCTGATCCACGTGAATTTTGTGGCCTTCATTTACCCAATCCCATCGGGCTAGCAGCTGGTCTTGATAAAGATGGCAGACACATTGATGCACTAGCTAGCTTAGGCTTTGGTTTCTTAGAGATCGGTACCGTTACCCCGCTTCCCCAGCCTGGCAATCCCAAACCCCGCATGTTTAGACTCAGTGAGGCCAACGCGCTCATCAATCGCATGGGTTTCAACAACGATGGCGTAGAGGCTTGTGTGCAACGTGTTCGTCAATCCCCATATTGGCAAAGTGGTGGCATTGTTGGCTTAAATATTGGCAAGAATGCCATCACCCCAATTGATCAAGCCGCTGATGATTATGTCTTGGGCATGAATGCCGTTTATGAAATTGCCTCCTACATTACCGTCAACATCTCCTCTCCGAACACTAAAAATCTGCGTGAATTACAAGGCGAGACAATGTTACGCAATTTGCTTAGTACTTTAGATCTTGCCAGAAAGCGATTAAGCGATCGTTTTGGTGTGCGCAAACCGCTTTTCTTAAAGATTGCGCCTGATTTAGACGAGGCCGATATTCATTTGATTGCGGACCTATTGATGGAATTTGGCATCGATGCCGTAATTGCCACCAACACAACCATTGATCGCTCTGCTGTGCAAGGTCTACCCTCGAGCGAAGAGGTCGGCGGCTTGTCTGGTGCACCAGTAAAAAATCCGTCCAATCATGTACTCAAAATACTGAAGGCAAGACTTCAAGACGAACTCCCCATTATTGGCGTAGGTGGCATTCTGTCTGGAGATGATGCGCTCGAGAAAATACAAGGCGGAGCCAGTCTAGTTCAAATCTATACCGGGCTGATCTATCGAGGCCCCGGATTAATTGCTGAGTGCGCAAAGGCTCTTAAAGGCATTTAA
- a CDS encoding arginyltransferase, which translates to MTQLKELPLTTLQFYATAPYECSYLPNRTARSQVATPSHFIHADVYSELVNAGFRRSGLYTYRPYCDHCKACIATRILTNQFTPNRSQRRALKRHEGLQANVLYLGYQAEHYELYQQYQNTRHAGSEMDREDQDQYMQFLIQSRVNSRIVEFRDGPNDAHPGRLRMVSMIDLLDQGISSVYTFYDTSDPGASYGSYSILWQIQQAVDLKLPYLYLGYYIKDSEKMSYKINYKPIEGLIDDHWQLITEG; encoded by the coding sequence ATGACGCAGCTTAAAGAACTTCCCTTAACTACTTTGCAGTTTTATGCCACTGCCCCCTATGAATGCAGCTATCTTCCCAATCGGACGGCCCGCTCCCAAGTTGCTACGCCTTCACACTTCATTCATGCGGATGTTTACAGCGAGTTAGTCAACGCCGGATTTCGTCGTAGCGGTCTATATACCTATCGTCCTTACTGTGATCACTGCAAGGCCTGTATTGCGACTCGCATCTTAACGAATCAATTTACTCCCAATCGCAGTCAGCGACGGGCACTCAAAAGACATGAAGGCTTGCAAGCGAATGTGTTGTACTTAGGTTATCAAGCAGAGCATTACGAACTCTATCAACAGTATCAAAATACCAGGCACGCCGGTAGTGAGATGGATCGTGAGGATCAAGATCAATACATGCAGTTTTTGATTCAGAGTCGCGTGAATTCTCGTATCGTTGAATTTCGCGATGGGCCAAATGATGCTCACCCTGGCCGATTACGGATGGTTAGCATGATCGATCTACTGGATCAAGGCATCTCTTCGGTCTATACCTTCTACGATACGAGTGATCCCGGCGCCAGCTATGGAAGCTATAGCATTTTGTGGCAGATTCAACAGGCAGTAGATCTCAAGCTGCCTTATCTTTATTTGGGGTATTACATTAAAGACAGTGAAAAAATGTCCTACAAGATCAATTACAAACCGATTGAAGGTTTAATTGATGACCATTGGCAGTTAATCACTGAGGGATAA
- the aat gene encoding leucyl/phenylalanyl-tRNA--protein transferase, producing the protein MNRIPWLGPNEPFPDPLITSDPDANVPGLFAVSERIYPGQLQSAYQVGVFPWYSDNQPVLWWSPDPRMVLIPDQFKCSDSLKKTLRHFIADESKAIVVDQDFSAIMRACATNERKGQDGTWITHEIVDAYTALFEQGRAHSIAVMDAGVLVGGLYCVCFGKAVFGESMFSRQADGSKIALAALSAFCVQNGIPMIDCQQETAHLRSLGAAPIERKTFLQSLQTSLNQSKIALSWNFTKQILQHWL; encoded by the coding sequence ATGAATCGTATTCCTTGGCTGGGCCCAAACGAGCCATTCCCAGATCCATTAATAACAAGCGATCCAGATGCCAATGTTCCAGGCCTCTTTGCCGTTAGCGAGCGTATATACCCCGGTCAATTGCAATCTGCTTATCAAGTGGGCGTATTTCCCTGGTACTCAGATAATCAACCCGTATTGTGGTGGTCGCCCGACCCCCGCATGGTGCTGATCCCAGATCAATTTAAATGTAGCGATTCTTTAAAGAAAACTTTACGTCACTTCATCGCCGATGAATCAAAGGCCATTGTCGTTGATCAAGACTTTTCTGCAATCATGCGCGCTTGTGCAACCAATGAACGTAAAGGCCAAGATGGTACCTGGATCACCCATGAGATTGTGGATGCATATACCGCCCTATTTGAACAAGGCCGAGCCCATAGCATTGCTGTAATGGACGCTGGGGTCTTGGTTGGTGGTCTCTACTGCGTCTGCTTTGGTAAGGCCGTCTTTGGTGAATCCATGTTTAGCAGGCAAGCAGATGGCTCAAAGATTGCTCTAGCTGCCCTAAGCGCTTTTTGTGTCCAAAATGGCATCCCTATGATCGATTGCCAACAAGAAACTGCTCATCTGCGCTCGCTAGGCGCGGCCCCAATCGAACGGAAGACCTTTTTACAATCACTGCAGACGTCGCTAAATCAATCTAAGATAGCGTTATCTTGGAACTTTACTAAACAGATACTTCAGCACTGGCTATGA
- a CDS encoding NUDIX hydrolase has product MKFCSECASPLILRIPADDSRERYVCEQCGIVHYENPRNVVGSIPVYGDKVLLCRRAIEPRYGYWTLPAGFLEIGETCSAGAVRETMEEAGATVDIGPLFSLLDVVHAEQVHLFYLARMRTPEFEAGVESLEVALFLEKDIPWQELAFPTVKQTLEWYFADRAAGRLNQLDAMMVHTRDIARGEKIEVS; this is encoded by the coding sequence ATGAAGTTTTGCTCCGAATGTGCCTCACCACTGATTCTGCGTATACCTGCAGACGACTCTCGCGAACGCTATGTTTGCGAACAATGCGGGATAGTCCATTATGAAAATCCCCGCAACGTTGTGGGTAGCATTCCAGTGTATGGCGATAAAGTCCTATTATGTCGACGAGCTATCGAACCACGTTACGGATATTGGACCCTCCCAGCAGGTTTTCTAGAAATCGGTGAAACCTGCAGTGCGGGCGCTGTCAGAGAAACCATGGAAGAAGCTGGTGCAACTGTAGATATTGGCCCCTTATTTTCTCTATTAGATGTTGTGCATGCCGAGCAAGTTCATCTGTTCTATTTGGCTCGAATGAGAACCCCCGAGTTTGAGGCTGGCGTTGAAAGTTTAGAAGTGGCATTATTTTTAGAAAAAGATATTCCTTGGCAAGAATTAGCTTTCCCTACTGTCAAGCAAACACTGGAGTGGTATTTCGCTGATCGAGCTGCAGGACGCTTAAATCAACTTGACGCAATGATGGTTCACACCCGCGATATTGCCCGTGGTGAAAAAATTGAAGTCTCCTGA
- a CDS encoding bifunctional chorismate-binding protein/class IV aminotransferase has translation MILLDDSQSTASNPTSRLYQDALHYWCIYPSEQAEENQTAIEGVFTDLAKASARGEYLVVALAYELGLHFQGLNLPVSKHPLIEAWSYENYEALSKTAVDEFIVSKINRLPENETYSGVTNLNTSINFAQFSSDLDQIREWILAGDVYQINHTYRLRGQPYGSDLALYNRLRKRQPGRYGAFIQSENHAILSHSPELFIQRNGDTLLAMPMKGTASALNSNGSELAEDPKNQAENVMIVDLLRNDMGRVAQTGSVKVSQLFEVARHGDVLQMTSTVEATLKKGVSFEEILRAVFPCGSVTGAPKKRSMEVIQQLEPERGYYCGAIGWLDPDQRFALSVPIRTLEITHSEREQASTLTMGVGAGITIESKADEEWEECQIKSAFLTELTSTVGLFETILIQHGTAQLLDRHLDRLQHSAKYLGIPFERNGVEQYIAKMFDGNKWGSSLSQLYRFRLDLSPTGELSHSISELSPLSDSVKLFWASDLLPDPGYAVMQSQNVLLQHKSHSRTWYDRAWQLAEAKGGFDALFLNEHGFVTEGGRSSLFIQKPNMTEWFTPPVSAGLLPGVMRAQILSDPRWNAREMDLTIDDVLQADKIVITNALRGVVPAHF, from the coding sequence GTGATTCTCCTAGATGATTCGCAAAGTACTGCAAGCAATCCCACTAGTCGTCTCTATCAAGACGCCCTTCACTATTGGTGTATTTATCCCAGCGAGCAAGCTGAAGAGAATCAAACTGCTATTGAAGGCGTTTTCACAGATTTAGCCAAGGCCTCTGCCCGAGGAGAATATCTGGTGGTCGCCCTAGCCTATGAGTTAGGGCTGCATTTTCAAGGACTCAATCTGCCAGTAAGCAAGCATCCCTTGATTGAGGCATGGTCCTATGAGAATTATGAAGCGCTTTCTAAGACAGCCGTAGATGAGTTCATCGTATCGAAGATCAATCGACTACCCGAAAACGAGACCTACTCAGGCGTTACAAATCTCAATACCTCAATTAATTTTGCCCAATTTTCATCTGATTTAGATCAAATTCGAGAATGGATCTTGGCGGGCGATGTCTATCAAATCAATCACACCTATCGTCTTCGGGGGCAGCCATACGGTTCTGACTTAGCTCTCTACAATCGCTTGCGCAAACGACAACCGGGGCGGTATGGTGCCTTCATCCAATCTGAGAACCACGCTATTTTGTCGCACTCCCCCGAGTTATTCATACAGCGCAATGGTGATACTTTGCTTGCTATGCCAATGAAAGGTACTGCAAGTGCCCTCAATAGCAATGGGTCAGAGCTTGCTGAAGACCCCAAGAATCAAGCTGAGAATGTCATGATCGTGGATTTGCTCCGCAACGATATGGGGCGAGTAGCACAAACGGGTTCGGTGAAAGTCTCTCAATTATTTGAGGTAGCAAGACATGGAGATGTCTTGCAAATGACCTCAACGGTAGAGGCCACACTAAAAAAGGGGGTCTCTTTCGAAGAAATCCTACGAGCTGTTTTTCCTTGTGGCTCTGTTACAGGAGCGCCTAAAAAACGGAGCATGGAAGTGATTCAGCAACTTGAGCCTGAACGTGGCTACTATTGCGGAGCAATTGGTTGGTTGGATCCCGATCAACGCTTTGCCTTAAGCGTACCGATTCGCACGTTAGAAATTACACATTCAGAGCGTGAACAGGCTTCCACTTTGACTATGGGTGTTGGTGCTGGTATCACCATTGAGTCTAAAGCGGATGAGGAATGGGAAGAATGTCAGATTAAATCTGCTTTTCTGACTGAACTCACGAGCACCGTAGGCTTATTTGAAACCATTCTCATCCAGCATGGCACAGCACAGCTTTTAGATCGACACCTAGACCGACTTCAACATTCAGCAAAATACTTAGGCATCCCGTTTGAGCGTAATGGGGTTGAGCAATACATTGCAAAAATGTTCGACGGAAACAAGTGGGGTTCATCGTTATCACAGCTATACCGCTTCAGATTGGATTTAAGCCCTACTGGTGAGCTATCGCATAGCATTTCGGAACTGAGCCCTCTCTCTGATTCTGTAAAACTCTTTTGGGCAAGTGATTTACTACCTGATCCAGGGTATGCAGTGATGCAATCACAAAATGTCTTGCTCCAACATAAATCGCACTCTCGGACCTGGTACGACCGTGCATGGCAATTGGCCGAAGCAAAAGGCGGATTTGATGCCCTCTTCCTCAATGAACACGGCTTTGTGACTGAAGGCGGTCGAAGTAGTCTCTTTATTCAAAAGCCCAATATGACGGAATGGTTTACCCCTCCAGTCAGTGCAGGACTGCTTCCGGGGGTAATGCGCGCTCAGATTCTGAGCGACCCTCGCTGGAATGCCCGTGAGATGGACCTGACCATCGATGATGTACTCCAGGCAGATAAAATAGTCATCACCAATGCGTTGCGCGGCGTTGTTCCTGCCCATTTTTAG
- a CDS encoding peptidylprolyl isomerase — translation MRNLLAGFILTIACFTSQLALAGPKVEFKTTMGNFVVELDADKAPKTTANFLSYVKSGFYNGTIFHRVIDGFMIQCGGFTPDLVQKPTNAPVVSEAQNGLKNQAYTIAMARTSDPDSATAQFFINVKDNQGLDYPNAMGNGYTVFGKVISGTQTIDAIRQIPTMVANAPRMGRMSDVPSKTVMIESATLLK, via the coding sequence ATGCGTAATTTACTAGCTGGCTTTATTTTGACTATTGCTTGTTTCACAAGCCAACTCGCTTTAGCGGGGCCTAAGGTTGAATTTAAAACGACGATGGGTAACTTTGTAGTTGAGCTGGATGCAGATAAGGCACCAAAGACCACGGCAAACTTTTTAAGCTACGTAAAAAGTGGTTTTTACAATGGCACGATCTTTCATCGGGTGATTGATGGATTCATGATTCAATGCGGTGGATTTACACCTGATCTCGTGCAAAAGCCAACTAATGCTCCGGTTGTCTCTGAAGCACAAAACGGCTTAAAGAATCAAGCGTATACCATTGCGATGGCCCGCACTTCAGATCCTGACTCTGCTACGGCCCAATTTTTTATCAACGTCAAAGACAATCAAGGACTCGACTATCCCAATGCGATGGGTAATGGCTATACCGTATTTGGCAAGGTGATCTCAGGCACTCAAACGATTGATGCCATTCGTCAAATTCCAACCATGGTTGCTAATGCTCCGCGCATGGGTCGCATGAGTGATGTGCCTAGCAAGACAGTAATGATTGAGTCCGCAACCCTCTTGAAATAA
- a CDS encoding replication-associated recombination protein A: MSGLFESNPPPPLAEALRPQSIEEVIGQTHLLAPGKPLNLAFASGKPHSMILWGPPGVGKTTLARLSAKAFDREFIALSAVLAGVKEIREAIERAEHNMAQYGRQTILFVDEIHRFNKSQQDALLPHVESGLFTFIGATTENPSFEVNSALLSRAQVYVLQSLSPSELKELIQRARITSMPQIDFEESALDTLVAHADGDARRLLNLLEQIRNASSASNLETQKIDDEFITNALSMQTRRFDKGGDQFYDQISALHKSVRGSDPDASLYWFCRMMDGGADPRYLARRIIRMAWEDIGLADPRAIQLANDAALTYERLGSPEGELALGQAIVYLAVAAKSNASYKAFNAAKAFVAKDATRPVPIHLRNAPTQLMQELGHGKTYRYAHDEAHGYAAGESYLPEGMAAPNWYQPVDRGLESQIAEKMAFLRQLDTDAKKQ, encoded by the coding sequence ATGAGCGGTCTTTTTGAAAGCAATCCACCGCCGCCGTTAGCTGAGGCATTGCGTCCGCAAAGTATTGAAGAGGTCATTGGCCAGACACATTTATTAGCTCCAGGTAAACCACTTAATCTCGCCTTTGCCTCAGGAAAACCGCACTCGATGATTTTATGGGGTCCACCTGGGGTAGGCAAAACCACTTTAGCCCGTTTATCCGCAAAAGCGTTTGATCGAGAATTTATTGCCCTATCCGCCGTCTTAGCGGGTGTCAAAGAAATTCGAGAGGCCATTGAACGTGCCGAACACAATATGGCGCAGTACGGCAGACAAACCATTTTGTTTGTAGATGAAATTCATCGCTTTAACAAGAGTCAACAAGATGCATTGCTACCTCACGTCGAGTCAGGTCTATTTACTTTTATCGGCGCTACAACGGAGAATCCTTCATTTGAAGTGAATTCAGCACTGTTATCTCGTGCACAAGTGTATGTCTTGCAATCGCTATCTCCTTCTGAGTTGAAAGAACTGATTCAGCGAGCCCGGATAACATCAATGCCGCAGATAGACTTTGAAGAATCTGCTTTGGATACCTTGGTTGCTCATGCTGATGGTGATGCTAGACGTTTGCTCAATTTGCTGGAGCAGATCCGGAATGCAAGCTCGGCATCCAACTTAGAGACTCAGAAAATCGATGATGAGTTCATCACCAATGCACTCAGTATGCAGACTCGACGCTTCGATAAAGGCGGCGATCAGTTCTATGATCAAATCTCTGCCCTACATAAGTCTGTTCGCGGCTCCGATCCCGATGCATCACTCTATTGGTTTTGCCGCATGATGGATGGTGGCGCCGATCCTCGCTATCTTGCAAGACGCATTATTCGCATGGCCTGGGAAGATATCGGTTTGGCCGACCCTAGGGCTATTCAGTTGGCCAATGATGCCGCCCTCACCTATGAACGGCTCGGCTCTCCAGAAGGCGAACTCGCTTTAGGGCAGGCAATTGTGTATTTAGCGGTGGCTGCGAAAAGTAATGCGAGTTATAAAGCCTTTAATGCCGCAAAAGCGTTTGTTGCCAAAGATGCGACTCGACCAGTACCGATTCACTTACGCAATGCCCCTACGCAACTGATGCAAGAACTCGGCCACGGGAAAACCTATCGCTATGCCCATGATGAAGCACACGGCTATGCTGCTGGTGAAAGCTATCTACCAGAGGGAATGGCTGCTCCCAATTGGTATCAGCCCGTTGATCGTGGCTTAGAAAGTCAAATTGCGGAGAAGATGGCTTTCTTACGCCAACTCGATACTGACGCAAAGAAACAATAA
- a CDS encoding DUF3429 domain-containing protein — MNPLPPVVRYLAYAGLIPFIGLALMVQLAPTPLNYLSAESIASYGAIIVAFMGALHWGANLHALGKPPSGDRWIDRNAWIWGITPALIAWVALHIYIPVSLIILAATLVIQRNIDQDTYTYYFDDDAARIAFMTMRTRLSYVAAACLTWAALVILFIQG; from the coding sequence GTGAATCCACTACCGCCAGTCGTACGCTATTTAGCCTATGCAGGTTTGATCCCGTTTATTGGCCTTGCCTTAATGGTGCAATTGGCACCGACTCCGCTGAACTATCTTAGCGCTGAATCGATTGCGAGCTATGGCGCCATCATTGTGGCTTTTATGGGGGCATTGCATTGGGGCGCTAATCTACATGCCCTTGGTAAACCACCGAGCGGTGACCGCTGGATTGATCGTAATGCCTGGATTTGGGGCATCACCCCCGCTCTGATCGCTTGGGTTGCACTCCATATTTATATTCCTGTCAGCCTCATTATTTTGGCTGCAACTTTAGTGATACAGCGCAATATTGATCAAGATACGTATACCTACTACTTTGATGATGATGCGGCACGTATCGCGTTTATGACTATGCGCACACGCCTGAGCTACGTTGCTGCAGCTTGCTTAACCTGGGCAGCATTAGTTATCCTATTTATCCAAGGTTGA